From Oreochromis aureus strain Israel breed Guangdong linkage group 4, ZZ_aureus, whole genome shotgun sequence, a single genomic window includes:
- the LOC116325218 gene encoding BAH and coiled-coil domain-containing protein 1 isoform X1: MSDGARRSKGRRRDESEKGKTAGKICPNELSCLQIYVVLWLSLCINQRRWGDSSNATPKRSGLMGNSSASFMGTFLASSLGSPPSHPPHPSRPPSSPSSPSFRGGPHSSASQIWFPHSHEAGPGYPRFSGSLAHTFLPMSHLDHHANSGVLYGQHRFYDTQKENFYLRGLPSQPPLISANHSLPPMSRAGSGHTQGSCSRDRDQGVGTGIHKGLKEGSVERGVVNVKDKERSSGKQEAKERQQQQQQQQHHTHQPPQPTHHHHSHTHQQHPHYPQHPLPLEEVNSRALERHKASLTMYSKEHPQSMSKPLSACLHNGKMQNGDPGTGAGAKVSMSSCGGEDTTLRAMGGGGSSQNRHLGTSGSGRCTKEGVSGEMRISEQPSDCLERGQAPLHHSLPYSVPPPLHMSSATGGAHPHPHAHPHTHPHPGGFHCLQLHPSHPHHSHHTHHHPEFFCPPPPAPLANPASHERGPVNVGREPKVTGPTFVPSVADVGDKSNGPFQLNNPDCQGVGSGGGGSNAKDKTIEKNGGGGHHSNWHRKQQQQQQQQQQQQQQQQHPYRKTEKAPDWMQSHHQHLQSSQLPPPPQQQPPHSQQQHQVVRSRSAECINSGVEMDVFRPSLPQGPKAGHSVPHSVNTSPYRDCSHPGPPPNSSPLGSKNMGQHSGTQHSGPGGSCSLQRDGQKVARIRHQQHGRPGPETSSELNQGNSQELKRKMDMSPYGYSNSSGQQHHHQQPPVPPWNMRPPHHMSQPEEEQRKSYMELGSTGGQHSQQQQQQQQQQQQPGISLPPPQPPTAPPLSQQQQQPDPQGPTQGESSAMKSLLKYSNQQQPLLVSQKNPFGGLGNLKSGPSGGSCALQGNKQTLPSRKGTANDSERPDYNGRSRDMGEPGHGESEVRQPPVGIAVAVARQREPPCRSAENHPNSRQGRVHPSVKGQPRSMYLSDPTTEEDRKRLSEEQISLTCLDRERDAYIRDNKERVEFARIHPSSSCHGDLASHLMVPGGTSLQSGQLGDPAAHSAHHHWMPRTGSPSLWMTGHSYAGIGHTTLHQNLPPAFSAAMPGPLQPVLPLPQDPSAQLVVLPSEPPTHPATHHLDVMEQPGLWPPVYGARGPPSHMQHPAVYSRSQFLRQQELYALQQHQQLQHQHQSHQSQQSQLQSQPQQQQQQQPQQHRAAHAMNMQHQPAHNAQIQKRADEPSVELEELISEPRTSKPAKAYSYNPPQRNTSPPGTCTAHLSPCCQSPSLRQHPKSTPSTPCPAPSPVAAVPHSPAISPAPPQMLKVPESQDKTGEGQPPQEYPGSLEPDLPPGYTYPAIAMDYRSGPSPQGVQLAEPADLDAVQVEPAEHAPQSLASLGEELDCQVVVRPLPDPLPLKEVAHEEENRVVDGVLEQRDEVEITAVTEANYVHREEEQAEEQGQIAEEVLVCPPVESTVCEAPSCPVSISTEEPDRQDAVITLEEEDDDEVTGGEIQVEYAQKVSMPGEQEPELPTIIELDPASPESQSPPNECAEDSEQQHDNKMTPNDASVDSVCLSPASASAPSPSEESFAVAPKPVVPCYWSLELLIAAAFCTDVPPFPLFPYSTPSVAPSQCNPHQGIELLSELADLELQQQKRTCGKSQEEELLMFDLQSLATLATARALELGSEESSSASSERQFPARRILNLRRKCTWTPRNEPVCPAKVSMETMDGPELAMRVKLAELQRRYKEKQKELAKLQRKHDHHRKEETPRSPARRGPGRPRKRKPTLTTGPVSSSEGQRKVKSMGAGLGLPDDLGGGGESQRRKKRLSSRGFERLSSTQQVKAQSCRKSSLHSMLNSKLAGDVVQLKQKAQVKKNLSGTGSRDKEISLCNSNLKHGHRSQGTGKTDSRRESGGQSDTAASGDSVHQESWTGLVRCGRKKGSTTLSQHRTKVHRGQRHEAMEEEESSPAESDSSDQEDEEEEGSCDTDEVQDYKVQPSRDVTLSSSMIGPSPSSVVKLEANQKARNKKQRQELYGSQSLSGAEGEVKIRKKSNSRMGMTTAVKNHQDHQDRQPEVARKTCGPRSKEPRWGSLGTRGNRYRRSMGLATFPTTSERLKRATRKSTMLRGAINKRRSCWPIGGSSLQGEDGSRGQRSKDQQPKGRAVSRLLESFAADEGFQMDGSSFSEEEEHSSHSRKNPEVPNCVLSKELLTDGLKVLISKEDELLYAARVHTLELPDIFSVVIDGERGNRPRIYSLEQLLQEAVLDIRPESEAMLAEGTRVCAYWSERSRCLYPGYVRRGGSSDEGKQGGVMVEFDDGDRGKISLPNIRLLPPGYQIHCGEPSPSLLVPSGSAAKRTSSLEQAPISERPSDRLSTINTVNTTQSLTIIKRRPGRPKGSGKKQKQQQIENANKNPSPFLGWSSLTNTRKRTSDNLFQFNGAPKRTLKGKEDDLFSMTHSQSQASIPTKGLFSSSSFEVDSFRSIANGYSSFCTQSAGPGSALSLGSRSGLYGEKRKQDELVMPRSKRSGQEFLIKLDHEGVTSPKTKNSKALLLRGASSSVSGLPRTEAYSHPVLLVKDNKKGASRVELLLKGTTPQRKPSPSMRLGEYGDLGFSSHRDCHSSYSDLDDEEEEEEEERRAALAAASGGLRTAGRFLSRLSVSSSSSGSSSSSSSGSLSSSSLCSSENDSSYSSEDEDSSTLMLQSCLSSHRGLLQPSEPSTSSRPRQHAFVAKAMAVSSAKGATPNQVSHSKSLKRKECAGSMSKPTKDFVKKPRMLPDEATFIPRPKMSAFLSGRQMWRWSGSPTQRRGLKGKAKKLFYKAIVRGRETVKVGDCAVFLSAGRPNLPYVGQIENFWESWTSRMVVKVKWFYHPEETKLGKRHRDGKHALYQSCHEDENDVQTISHKCQVVSREEYECLTRNQKPNSTSPDLYYLAGTYDPTTGQLVTAEGVSIMC, translated from the exons CAGGTCCAGGGTATCCTCGATTCTCAGGGAGTCTGGCCCACACGTTCCTTCCTATGAGCCACTTGGATCACCATGCCAACAGTGGAGTTCTCTATGGGCAACACCGTTTCTATGACACACAAAAAG AGAACTTCTACCTTCGAGGTCTCCCATCCCAGCCACCTCTCATCTCAGCCAATCATAGTCTGCCACCAATGTCTCGGGCAGGTTCAGGACACACTCAGGGGTcctgcagcagagacagagaTCAAGGGGTAGGCACAGGCATACATAAGGGTCTTAAAGAGGGGTCTGTGGAAAGAGGAGTGGTAAATGTCAAGGACAAGGAGAGATCCAGCGGGAAACAAGAGGCTAAGgaaagacagcagcagcagcaacagcagcagcaccacacTCACCAGCCACCCCAGCcaacacaccaccaccattctCACACTCATCAGCAGCACCCGCACTATCCTCAGCACCCACTGCCCCTGGAGGAGGTAAACAGCCGGGCCCTGGAGAGGCATAAGGCGTCGCTCACGATGTACAGCAAAGAGCACCCTCAAAGTATGAGCAAGCCCCTCAGTGCCTGTTTGCACAATGGCAAGATGCAAAATGGAGATCCAGGAACTGGAGCAGGGGCTAAGGTGTCCATGTCCAGCTGTGGCGGTGAGGACACAACCCTTCGGGCTATGGGCGGTGGGGGGAGCAGCCAGAACAGACATTTGGGGACTAGTGGCAGTGGCCGCTGCACCAAAGAGGGGGTAAGTGGGGAAATGAGGATCAGTGAACAACCTTCAGACTGTTTGGAAAGGGGTCAGGCACCACTTCATCACTCTCTGCCCTACTCCGTACCCCCACCCCTACACATGAGTTCTGCTACTGGAGGGGCCCATCCACATCCTCATGCTCACCCCCATACACATCCACATCCAGGGGGCTTCCATTGTCTTCAGCTCCACCCCAGCCACCCACATCATtcccaccacacacaccaccaTCCAGAGTTTTTCTGCCCGCCGCCACCTGCTCCTCTAGCCAACCCTGCCTCGCATGAGAGGGGGCCAGTCAATGTGGGGCGAGAACCTAAAGTCACAGGGCCTACATTTGTGCCATCTGTGGCAGACGTAGGCGATAAATCTAATGGGCCATTCCAGCTTAATAACCCTGACTGCCAGGGTGTGGGTAGCGGAGGAGGAGGCAGCAATGCCAAGGACAAGACAATAGAAAAGAATGGTGGCGGTGGGCACCACAGTAATTggcacagaaaacaacaacaacaacaacaacaacaacaacagcaacagcagcagcagcagcacccatacagaaagacagagaaggCTCCAGATTGGATGCAATCCCACCATCAACACCTTCAGTCCTCACAGCTTCCTCCACCTCCCCAGCAACAACCACCACATTCTCAACAGCAGCATCAAGTAGTGCGATCGCGGAGTGCTGAGTGTATCAACAGTGGTGTGGAAATGGATGTGTTCAGACCCTCGCTGCCCCAGGGACCCAAGGCAGGGCACTCGGTCCCTCATTCTGTAAACACTTCTCCTTATCGAGACTGTTCCCACCCAGGACCCCCGCCCAACTCTTCCCCACTTGGAAGTAAAAACATGGGGCAGCACAGTGGAACACAGCACAGTGGTCCCGGAGGTAGCTGCTCTTTACAGAGAGATGGCCAAAAGGTAGCCAGGATTCGCCACCAGCAGCATGGCCGACCTGGCCCAGAGACATCCTCTGAGTTGAACCAGGGGAATAGTCAGGAGCTAAAAAGAAAGATGGACATGTCTCCTTATGGTTACAGCAACAGCAGTGGGCAgcagcaccaccaccagcagccccCAGTGCCACCCTGGAATATGAGGCCTCCTCACCACATGTCACAACctgaggaggagcagaggaagTCATATATGGAGTTGGGGAGCACTGGTGGGCAACactctcagcagcagcagcagcagcaacagcagcagcagcagccgggAATAAGCCTTCCTCCTCCACAGCCCCCCACGGCACCTCCCCTCAgccagcaacagcagcaaccTGATCCCCAGGGTCCAACTCAGGGAGAGAGCAGTGCAATGAAAAGCTTACTAAAGTACAGCAACCAGCAACAACCACTGCTTGTCTCCCAAAAGAATCCATTTGGGGGGTTAGGAAATCTAAAATCAGGTCCATCTGGGGGGAGCTGTGCCCTGCAGGGCAACAAACAGACTCTGCCTTCCAGGAAGGGTACGGCTAATGACAGTGAGCGTCCTGATTATAACGGGCGGAGCAGGGACATGGGGGAGCCAGGTCATGGCGAAAGTGAGGTGCGGCAGCCGCCAGTGGGAATAGCAGTGGCGGTGGCCAGACAGAGGGAACCACCTTGTCGTTCAGCTGAAAATCATCCGAACAGCCGACAGGGCAGGGTCCATCCGTCTGTGAAAG GGCAGCCCCGCTCCATGTATCTGTCAGATCCCACCACTGAGGAAGACAGGAAGAGGCTGAGTGAGGAACAAATAAGTCTCACTTGCTTGGACAGGGAGAGGGATGCATATATCAG GGATAACAAAGAAAGGGTGGAATTTGCAAGGATCCACCCTTCCAGCAGCTGTCACGGAGACCTTGCCTCTCATCTCATGGTCCCAGGCGGGACGTCCCTCCAGTCTGGCCAGTTGGGAGATCCTGCTGCACATTCTGCTCACCATCATTGGATGCCAAGAACTGGAAGCCCATCTCTCTGGATGACGGGACATTCTTATG CAGGTATAGGTCATACAACCCTACACCAGAATTTGCCACCAGCTTTCTCTGCAGCCATGCCAGGCCCTCTGCAGCCAGTCCTGCCTCTCCCTCAAGACCCCTCTGCCCAACTGGTGGTCTTGCCCTCCGAGCCTCCCACCCATCCTGCGACCCATCACCTGG aTGTGATGGAGCAGCCAGGGCTGTGGCCCCCTGTGTACGGCGCCCGGGGCCCACCCTCCCACATGCAACATCCTGCTGTGTACTCCCGATCCCAGTTTCTACGGCAACAGGAGCTGTACGCTCTCCAGCAGCATCAACAGCTTCAGCATCAGCACCAGAGTCACCAGTCGCAGCAATCACAACTGCAGTCTcaacctcagcagcagcagcagcagcagccacagcaGCACAGAGCTGCACATGCCATGAACATGCAGCACCAACCCGCTCACAATGCACAG ATACAGAAGAGAGCAGACGAGCCCTCAGTTGAACTGGAAGAACTCATTTCAGAGCCAAGAACATCTAAACCTGCCAAAGCGTACTCTTACAACCCACCGCAGAGGAACACCTCACCCCCTGGGACCTGCACCGCTCACCTGTCCCCTTGTTGTCAGTCCCCTTCGCTGCGACAACATCCCAAAAGCACTCCTTCAACACCCTGCCCCGCTCCTAGCCCCGTTGCAGCAGTACCTCATTCACCTGCCATTAGCCCTGCTCCACCTCAAATGCTAAAGGTTCCTGAATCCCAAGACAAGACGGGAGAGGGACAGCCTCCACAGGAATACCCAGGGTCTCTGGAGCCTG ACTTGCCTCCTGGATACACATACCCTGCTATTGCCATGGACTACAGGAGCGGACCGTCACCTCAGGGTGTTCAGCTGGCTGAGCCAGCTGACCTGGACGCAGTCCAAGTGGAGCCTGCTGAGCATGCTCCCCAGTCTCTGGCCAGCCTAGGGGAGGAGTTAGACTGTCAAGTGGTAGTCAGACCCCTTCCAGACCCACTCCCACTCAAGGAAGTGGCGCACGAAGAGGAGAACAGAGTGGTTGATGGAGTTCTGGAGCAGAGGGATGAGGTGGAAATAACAGCCGTGACAGAAGCTAACTATGTCCACAGAGAGGAGGAGCAAGCAGAGGAGCAGGGACAAATTGCAGAAGAGGTGCTGGTTTGTCCACCTGTTGAGAGTACTGTGTGTGAGGCTCCTTCCTGCCCAGTTTCCATTTCAACAGAAGAACCTGATAGGCAAGACGCTGTCATTACCTTGGAAGAAGAGGATGATGATGAGGTGACGGGTGGGGAGATTCAGGTGGAGTATGCTCAAAAGGTCAGCATGCCTGGAGAGCAAGAGCCAGAGCTGCCCACCATCATCGAGCTTGATCCTGCTTCTCCTGAGTCACAGTCCCCGCCTAATGAGTGCGCAGAGGACAGTGAGCAGCAGCACGACAACAAGATGACCCCTAATGACGCCTCAGTGGATTCTGTGTGTCTTTCCCCTGCCTCAGCTTCTGCCCCTAGCCCAAGCGAGGAATCTTTTGCTGTGGCCCCAAAACCTGTTGTGCCCTGCTACTGGAGTCTGGAGCTGCTAATTGCTGCTGCGTTCTGCACAGATGTGCCTCCATTTCCCTTGTTCCCATATAGTACACCATCGGTTGCCCCATCACAATGCAACCCACACCAGGGTATCGAGCTTCTGAGTGAACTAGCGGATCtggagctgcagcagcaaaAGCGCACTTGTGGAAAAAGCCAGG AGGAGGAACTGCTCATGTTTGACCTCCAAAGCCTTGCCACCCTGGCCACGGCCCGTGCGCTGGAGCTGGGCTCCGAGGAAAGCAGCAGCGCGAGTTCTGAGCGACAATTTCCAGCCCGCAGGATCCTCAATTTACGAAGGAAATGCACCTGGACACCTCGCAATGAACCA GTGTGCCCAGCCAAAGTTAGCATGGAAACAATGGATGGTCCAGAGCTTGCAATGCGTGTGAAATTGGCTGAGCTACAACGTCGGTAtaaagagaagcagaaggagcttGCCAAACTTCAGAGGAAGCATGATCATCA CAGGAAGGAAGAAACACCTCGCAGCCCAGCACGGCGAGGACCGGGGCGGCCGAGGAAGCGGAAACCCACCCTCACCACAGGTCCAGTGTCCTCATCCGAGGGCCAAAGAAAAGTCAA ATCGATGGGGGCAGGGCTTGGCTTGCCTGACGACCTGGGAGGGGGCGGAGAAAGCCAGCGAAGGAAGAAGAGGCTGTCCAGTCGAGGCTTTGAGCGACTCAGCAGCACACAG CAGGTAAAAGCACAGAGCTGCAGAAAAAGCAGTCTTCACAGCATGCTCAACTCCAAGCTGGCTGGAGATGTGGTTCAGCTCAAGCAAAAGGCCCAGGTTAAAAAGAATCTCTCAGGGACAGGCTCGAGGGACAAGGAAATTTCACTCTGCAACTCCAACCTTAAGCATGGACACAGAAGCCAGGGCACAGGCAAAACAGACTCCAGGCGAGAGTCTGGGGGACAAAGTGATACAG CAGCCAGTGGGGACAGTGTCCACCAAGAGAGCTGGACCGGACTGGTGCGCTGTGGACGTAAAAAGGGATCGACCACTCTGAGCCAGCACAGAACAAAGGTTCACCGTGGCCAAAGGCACGAAGCAATGGAGGAGGAAGAAAGCTCACCTGCAGAGAGCGACTCCTCTGATCAAG aagatgaagaagaggaaggcAGTTGTGATACTGATGAAGTTCAAGATTACAAAGTCCAACCCTCTAGAGATGTCACTTTAAGCTCCTCCATGATTGGTCCTAGTCCATCGTCTGTTGTAAAACTGGAGGCCAACCAGAAAGCcaggaacaaaaaacaaaggcagGAGCTTTATG GATCCCAGAGTCTGTCTGGTGCAGAGGGGGAAGTCAAAATCAGGAAGAAGTCCAACTCTAGGATGGGCATGACCACAGCAGTTAAAAATCACCAAGACCACCAAGATCGGCAGCCTGAAGTAGCAAGAAAAACATGTGGGCCCAGGTCTAAGGAACCTCGGTGGGGCAGTCTTGGGACCAGAGGCAACCGCTACAGGAGGAGCATGGGACTAGCTACCTTCCCCACCACAAGTGAGAGGCTGAAACGGGCAACCCGCAAGAGCACCATGTTGAGAGGAGCAATtaacaag AGGAGAAGTTGCTGGCCAATTGGGGGCTCATCTTTGCAGGGCGAAGATGGAAGCAGGGGACAAAGGAGCAAAGACCAACAG CCAAAGGGACGAGCAGTGAGTCGTTTGTTGGAGAGCTTTGCTGCTGATGAGGGTTTTCAGATGGATGGTAGCAGCTtctcagaggaagaggagcacaGCAGCCATTCGCGCAAAAACCCTGAAG TTCCAAACTGTGTCCTGAGCAAAGAGCTATTAACCGATGGCCTGAAGGTGCTGATTTCCAAGGAGGACGAGCTTTTATATGCTGCCAGGGTCCACACTCTGGAGCTACCAGACAT ctttagtgttgttattGACGGTGAAAGAGGAAACCGCCCAAGAATCTATTCATTGGAGCAACTGCTACAGGAAGCT GTCCTGGATATACGTCCAGAGTCGGAGGCTATGCTGGCTGAAGGGACCAGAGTGTGCGCTTATTGGAGTGAGCGCTCCCGCTGCTTATACCCAGGTTATGTTCGCCGAG GTGGTTCATCTGATGAGGGGAAGCAAGGCGGAGTGATGGTAGAGTTTGATGATGGGGATCGAGGGAAGATTTCACTCCCCAACATCCGCCTCCTGCCTCCAGGATACCAAATTCACT GTGGAGAGCCATCTCCTTCCTTATTGGTTCCCAGTGGTTCAGCAGCCAAGAGAACTTCCAGTCTGGAGCAGGCACCTATCAGTGAGAGGCCTTCAGACAGACTGAGCACTATCAACACTGTAAACACCACCCAAAGTCTGACCATTATTAAAAGAAGACCAG GGAGACCAAAGGGTtctgggaaaaaacaaaagcagcagcaaatTGAGAATGCCAATAAAAATCCTTCACCTTTCCTGGGCTGGAGTTCATTGACCAACACCAGAAAGAGGACATCTGATAATCTCTTTCAGTTCAACGGTGCACCCAAGAGGACCTTGAAAGGAAAGGAGGATGACCTGTTCTCTATGACTCATTCCCAGTCACAGGCTTCCATCCCAACCAAAGGCCTTTTCAGCAGCAGCTCATTTGAGGTGGATTCCTTTAGAAGCATTGCAAATGGTTACTCTTCCTTCTGTACCCAGTCTGCAGGACCAGGTTCGGCTTTATCTTTGGGTTCCAGAAGTGGGCTGTATGGTGAAAAGCGCAAACAAGATGAACTGGTTATGCCAAGGAGCAAAAGGTCTGGACAAGAGTTCCTCATCAAGTTGGATCATGAAGGAGTGACATCCCCCAAGACAAAGAACAGCAAGGCTCTGCTGCTGCGAGGGGCATCTTCCAGTGTAAGTGGCTTACCCAGGACAGAAGCATACTCTCATCCAGTCCTGCTGGTTAAGGATAACAAGAAGGGAGCCTCCAGAGTAGAACTTCTTCTAAAAGGGACCACACCTCAAAGAAAGCCCTCTCCTTCTATGCGTCTCGGGGAATATGGTGACTTGGGCTTCAGCTCTCACAGAGACTGTCACAGCTCCTACTCTGATCTGgatgatgaagaggaagaagaagaggaagagaggagggCTGCACTGGCTGCAGCCTCAGGAGGACTAAGGACTGCTGGTCGCTTCCTTTCTCGTCTCTCggtctcctcctcttcttcaggtTCTTCAAGCTCCTCCTCTTCAGGCTCTCTTTCAAGTTCCAGCCTCTGTTCctctgaaaatgattcctcgTACAGCTCAGAGGATGAAGATAGTTCAACACTGATGCTGCAGAGTTGTCTTTCTTCCCATCGGGGGCTCCTACAACCATCAGAACCCTCTACATCTTCAAGGCCTCGCCAGCATGCCTTTGTGGCCAAAGCTATGGCTGTTTCCAGTGCCAAAGGTGCCACACCTAACCAGGTCTCCCACAGCAAGTCCTTGAAGAGGAAAGAATGTGCAGGCTCCATGTCTAAACCAACTAAGGATTTTGTCAAGAAACCTAGGATGCTTCCAGATGAGGCTACATTTATTCCAAGGCCCAAGATGTCCGCATTCCTTTCAGGAAGACAAATGTGGAGGTGGTCAGGAAGCCCTACACAG AGGCGAGGACTTAAGGGCAAGGCCAAGAAGCTATTCTATAAGGCCATTGTGCGAGGCAGAGAAACGGTGAAAGTGGGAGATTGCGCTGTGTTCCTCTCAGCTGGACGCCCTAACCTCCCATATGTGGGTCAAATTGAGAACTTCTGGGAATCATGGACTTCTAGAATGGTAGTTAAAGTCAAATGGTTCTACCACCCTGAAGAGACAAAGTTAGGGAAAAGGCATCGAGATGGCAAG CATGCCCTTTATCAGTCGTGTCACGAGGATGAGAATGATGTCCAGACAATCTCTCACAAGTGCCAGGTGGTGAGCAGAGAGGAGTATGAGTGTCTGACTCGCAATCAGAAGCCGAACAGTACCTCTCCAGATCTGTACTACCTGGCTGGGACGTACGATCCGACCACTGGTCAGTTGGTCACTGCTGAAGGTGTTTCCATCATGTGCTGA